One part of the Ruegeria sp. AD91A genome encodes these proteins:
- a CDS encoding PQQ-dependent catabolism-associated CXXCW motif protein, translated as MMRATVAIALISTATTAQTVPEPSDYRMDHYRAPVPDQITGGTTIGPEEAHGLWLDQSVAFIDVLPQPPKPANLPEGTIWRDKPRDSIPGAIWLPNVGYGAIAEVTADYFRSGLEASTNGDINQGVVFFCLEDCWMSWNAARRAIEWGYAKVYWLPEGTDGWALWGYPLDRVEPAPGQPVTGGG; from the coding sequence ATGATGCGGGCCACGGTGGCAATTGCGCTAATCTCGACTGCGACAACAGCGCAGACAGTTCCCGAGCCAAGTGACTACCGCATGGATCACTACCGCGCACCGGTGCCGGATCAGATAACCGGTGGAACAACCATCGGTCCGGAAGAGGCGCACGGCCTGTGGCTGGATCAGAGCGTTGCGTTCATCGACGTTTTGCCGCAGCCGCCCAAACCAGCCAATTTGCCTGAAGGCACGATCTGGCGCGACAAGCCGCGCGACAGTATTCCAGGAGCAATCTGGTTACCCAATGTCGGCTACGGAGCAATCGCAGAGGTCACTGCAGACTATTTTCGATCCGGTTTAGAGGCCAGCACCAATGGCGATATCAACCAAGGTGTCGTGTTCTTTTGCCTGGAAGATTGCTGGATGAGCTGGAATGCCGCCCGACGCGCAATCGAATGGGGATACGCCAAGGTCTACTGGCTTCCAGAGGGTACCGACGGCTGGGCATTGTGGGGCTATCCGCTGGATCGGGTCGAGCCGGCCCCGGGCCAACCCGTTACCGGAGGCGGTTGA
- a CDS encoding quinoprotein dehydrogenase-associated SoxYZ-like carrier produces the protein MKASHLIAAVFSVLAAPVWASNEAWENVRALLYGDRPMQNGDALIAIDAPYRTPDDARAQLAAQVVAPRGTKVAKVTLVLDENPMPVSAVFELEEPLPSFYFDVTMRVNGPTPMHVVAETTDGRLWVSGTFVKTSGVGACAAPPGTDPELALANLGTMEAELVGRVPALNTLKRLSNLGADRANKMDLSIDHPSHSGMQMDQISLLFIPMRYVETVDIDLDGAGYIQMTGSISLSENPRVGISVPSRAQAVDVTMTDTDGTVSHLHKKLAGF, from the coding sequence ATGAAAGCATCTCATCTGATTGCGGCCGTGTTCAGTGTGTTGGCGGCACCGGTTTGGGCATCCAACGAGGCATGGGAAAATGTCCGAGCTCTGCTTTATGGCGACAGACCGATGCAGAACGGAGATGCGTTGATCGCGATTGATGCACCTTATCGCACACCCGATGACGCGCGGGCTCAACTGGCGGCTCAGGTCGTAGCCCCTCGGGGGACGAAAGTGGCCAAGGTGACTTTGGTGCTGGATGAAAACCCGATGCCGGTTTCTGCCGTGTTCGAGTTGGAAGAGCCACTGCCGAGCTTCTACTTCGATGTGACCATGCGTGTGAACGGTCCGACCCCGATGCACGTCGTCGCCGAGACCACCGATGGACGCCTGTGGGTGTCAGGAACTTTCGTCAAGACCTCTGGTGTTGGCGCTTGCGCCGCGCCTCCTGGGACTGACCCGGAACTGGCCTTGGCTAACCTTGGAACGATGGAGGCCGAACTGGTCGGCCGTGTGCCTGCGCTGAACACGCTGAAGCGGCTGTCCAACCTGGGTGCGGATCGCGCCAACAAGATGGATCTCAGCATTGATCATCCGTCGCATTCCGGAATGCAGATGGATCAGATTTCTTTGCTTTTCATACCGATGCGATATGTTGAAACCGTGGATATCGATCTTGATGGTGCCGGGTATATCCAGATGACGGGGTCGATTTCACTGTCCGAAAATCCGAGGGTTGGCATATCTGTTCCAAGCAGGGCGCAAGCGGTCGATGTGACCATGACGGATACTGACGGAACGGTCAGTCATTTGCACAAGAAACTGGCGGGCTTCTAG
- a CDS encoding YncE family protein, with the protein MRQVNYPLMLFLALSGSPTLAETAFITCQNGEELSRIDLAQMQETARWPLPGKPAGVAVGLDETLFTVSPNSKTVRRLSAETGEAIAQVTLEGGPIGIALDQERGRVFVSDWYNARLWVLDSKTLKVQTELPTGAAPAGIAISKDGRFLASADKDADQVSVFDADTLQLLHRSPVGTRPFGLRFAPDGRLFVGNVGSNDVSLVDAETGAVTATIPVGERPYGIAFAHGRVFVTNQYANTLSVMSLETLEHEAVIDVGEYPEGIDTTAGEDLVVIANWFDNTVSIVDPQALSVVETIETCDGPRAFGRFLQGGQQ; encoded by the coding sequence GTGCGGCAAGTTAACTACCCGCTGATGTTGTTCTTGGCGCTCTCTGGCAGCCCGACACTGGCAGAGACAGCGTTTATCACCTGTCAAAACGGTGAGGAACTAAGTCGGATAGATCTTGCACAAATGCAGGAAACAGCCCGTTGGCCATTACCCGGAAAGCCTGCGGGTGTGGCGGTTGGTTTGGATGAAACGCTGTTCACCGTGTCCCCGAACAGCAAAACAGTGAGGCGTTTGTCTGCTGAGACCGGTGAAGCGATAGCGCAAGTCACTCTTGAAGGGGGGCCAATCGGAATCGCTTTGGATCAAGAACGCGGACGGGTTTTTGTCTCGGATTGGTACAACGCCCGTCTTTGGGTTCTGGACAGCAAAACTCTGAAGGTGCAAACCGAGTTACCCACCGGAGCCGCCCCGGCGGGTATCGCGATATCGAAAGACGGGCGTTTTCTGGCGTCGGCCGACAAGGACGCGGATCAAGTGTCGGTATTTGATGCCGACACTCTTCAGCTACTGCACCGCAGCCCGGTTGGAACGCGCCCCTTCGGACTGCGTTTTGCCCCCGATGGGCGTCTGTTCGTCGGCAATGTCGGCAGCAACGATGTCAGCCTGGTCGATGCTGAAACCGGCGCCGTCACCGCAACGATCCCAGTTGGTGAACGCCCATATGGCATCGCCTTCGCCCATGGTCGCGTGTTCGTCACGAACCAATATGCCAATACCCTCAGCGTCATGTCTCTTGAGACGCTCGAACATGAGGCTGTGATTGATGTTGGAGAATATCCCGAAGGCATTGATACGACGGCAGGAGAAGATCTGGTGGTCATTGCAAACTGGTTCGACAACACCGTCAGCATCGTGGACCCGCAGGCACTGTCGGTGGTAGAAACAATAGAAACCTGTGATGGACCACGTGCCTTTGGCAGGTTCCTGCAAGGAGGACAACAATGA
- a CDS encoding SRPBCC family protein codes for MNRRLLLAATAALLVPGQVWAHGPTRQKVTLSAEVAASPEEVWAVVGNFDDMSWHPAVFATEGNGGNAIDATRLLTLGQEGGPTINEILYKYSEDKMSYSYRITEVAVEVLPVTNYSSHLTVKPRDGGGSIIEWRGAFYRGYPNNDPPAELNDEAAVAAVTGVYQAGLDALIERFGAAS; via the coding sequence ATGAATCGACGACTTCTTCTTGCTGCAACCGCCGCTCTGCTGGTTCCGGGTCAGGTTTGGGCCCATGGGCCTACCAGGCAGAAAGTCACGCTGTCTGCTGAGGTCGCAGCCTCACCAGAGGAAGTCTGGGCCGTTGTCGGGAACTTTGATGACATGTCGTGGCATCCGGCTGTGTTTGCGACCGAAGGCAACGGCGGCAACGCGATTGATGCGACCCGATTGCTGACACTTGGTCAGGAAGGCGGGCCAACGATCAATGAAATCCTTTACAAGTACAGCGAAGACAAAATGAGCTACTCCTACCGGATCACCGAGGTCGCGGTAGAGGTACTGCCTGTCACCAACTACTCGTCGCATCTGACGGTAAAACCGCGCGACGGAGGTGGTTCGATCATCGAATGGCGTGGGGCTTTCTATCGCGGATATCCAAACAACGATCCTCCGGCCGAGTTGAATGACGAAGCCGCCGTTGCCGCCGTAACCGGCGTCTATCAGGCAGGTCTCGACGCGCTGATCGAGCGGTTTGGTGCGGCAAGTTAA
- a CDS encoding ABC transporter substrate-binding protein: protein MTAAALDVKAAVLRIDYPSLLPISRYDLKPDDLGFAGAALGDEDNGTTGGFLGHTYETVTIAVSPEEADAAMDRILAGGVRLIVLLAKAPDVLRLTDKAAESGALVFNVSAPDIDLRDANCRGNLLHIAPSRGMKADAVAQFAVWKKWGDWFLLAGSNPEDVKLADAYRRAANKFGAKITEDRTFADTGGSRRTDSGHVLVQRQLPLDTQDVRDHDVVIAADETDYFARYLSYHLWTPRPVMGSGGLRPTTFHGAHEAWGATQFHTRFEEMTGRYVRPEDYNTWLALRVIGEAVTRASTAEPEGVRDYALSDQFELAAFKGQKVTFRDWNGQLRQPILLYDGSITVSVSPQEGFLHQVSPLDSMGLDRAESSCHAFE, encoded by the coding sequence ATGACCGCGGCGGCGCTTGATGTAAAGGCTGCGGTGCTGCGGATCGACTATCCATCGCTTCTGCCTATCTCGCGATATGATCTGAAACCCGACGATCTGGGGTTTGCTGGTGCGGCGCTTGGGGATGAGGATAACGGAACTACGGGCGGATTTCTGGGACATACCTATGAGACCGTCACTATTGCCGTTTCGCCGGAAGAGGCCGACGCCGCAATGGACCGGATCCTTGCCGGCGGCGTACGCCTGATCGTCCTTTTGGCCAAAGCCCCTGACGTACTGCGCCTGACGGACAAGGCGGCAGAGTCCGGGGCGCTTGTTTTCAACGTGTCTGCGCCTGATATCGACTTGCGCGACGCAAACTGCCGGGGCAACCTGCTTCATATCGCACCGTCCCGTGGCATGAAAGCCGATGCTGTTGCACAGTTTGCCGTCTGGAAGAAATGGGGCGACTGGTTCCTGTTGGCCGGATCCAACCCCGAGGATGTCAAGCTCGCCGACGCGTATCGCCGCGCGGCGAACAAGTTTGGTGCGAAGATCACCGAAGATCGGACCTTTGCGGATACCGGGGGATCTCGCCGAACGGATTCCGGTCATGTCCTAGTTCAGCGACAATTGCCACTGGACACACAGGATGTACGAGACCACGATGTTGTGATCGCCGCTGACGAAACCGACTATTTTGCGCGCTATCTGTCTTATCACCTTTGGACTCCGCGTCCTGTGATGGGTTCCGGCGGTCTGCGCCCGACGACGTTTCATGGAGCCCATGAAGCTTGGGGCGCGACGCAGTTCCACACCCGTTTCGAGGAAATGACGGGTCGATACGTGCGCCCGGAAGATTACAATACGTGGCTTGCTTTACGGGTTATCGGTGAGGCCGTGACCCGTGCCAGCACAGCCGAACCGGAAGGTGTGCGTGATTATGCCCTTTCGGACCAGTTCGAACTTGCGGCTTTCAAAGGACAGAAAGTGACGTTCCGCGACTGGAACGGGCAGCTACGCCAGCCGATCCTTCTGTATGACGGGTCAATCACTGTCAGTGTCAGCCCGCAGGAGGGATTTCTGCACCAGGTCTCGCCGCTCGATTCAATGGGATTGGATCGGGCGGAATCCAGCTGTCACGCTTTTGAGTAA
- a CDS encoding YVTN family beta-propeller repeat protein — translation MKRLLLTVAFAALASGPALAGKAFVSNERGNTITVVDTETWDVITEFPGGNRPRGITVSPDGSKLYVCASDDNIIRVFDTSTYEELPSLPSGPDPELFILEPSGKRLYIANEDDNLVTVTDTETRTVLAEIPVGVEPEGMGMSPDAKFVVNTSETTNMAHFISTEDYSIKHNVLVDQRPRYAQYTADGKRLFVTSEIGGTVTVMDIAEDGTPTVVGKISFEVAGVQPEWLQPVGAKVTSDGKRLFVALGPANRVAVVDAQSLEVLDYILVGQRVWQLDFTPDEKYLLTTNGNSNDITIIDVAAEKAIKSVQVGQQPWGVVTID, via the coding sequence ATGAAACGACTATTGCTGACCGTTGCCTTTGCGGCGCTTGCCTCGGGTCCGGCGCTGGCGGGCAAGGCTTTTGTCTCGAATGAGCGGGGCAACACCATTACCGTAGTTGATACCGAAACCTGGGATGTGATCACCGAATTTCCGGGCGGCAACCGCCCACGCGGCATCACTGTCAGCCCGGATGGCAGCAAACTGTATGTTTGTGCGTCTGACGACAATATTATTCGGGTGTTTGATACTTCGACTTATGAGGAATTGCCCAGCTTACCTTCTGGCCCGGATCCCGAGCTCTTCATTCTCGAACCCTCGGGTAAGCGGCTCTATATCGCCAATGAAGACGACAATCTGGTGACGGTTACAGACACCGAAACCCGCACCGTTCTGGCCGAGATTCCGGTAGGTGTCGAGCCCGAAGGCATGGGAATGAGCCCCGACGCCAAATTTGTGGTCAACACGTCCGAGACCACCAATATGGCGCATTTCATTTCCACCGAGGATTATTCCATCAAGCATAATGTCTTGGTCGACCAGCGCCCACGCTATGCCCAGTATACGGCGGATGGAAAACGCCTGTTCGTGACATCGGAAATAGGCGGAACCGTCACGGTAATGGACATTGCAGAAGACGGAACGCCGACGGTTGTTGGCAAAATCAGCTTCGAAGTGGCGGGCGTGCAACCGGAGTGGTTGCAACCCGTCGGTGCCAAGGTGACTTCGGACGGAAAACGTCTGTTCGTTGCTTTGGGGCCCGCAAACCGGGTCGCCGTTGTTGACGCGCAAAGCCTTGAAGTTCTGGACTATATCCTGGTTGGGCAACGGGTCTGGCAGCTCGATTTCACGCCGGACGAAAAATATCTGCTGACCACAAATGGTAATTCAAACGACATAACAATCATTGATGTGGCTGCAGAGAAAGCCATCAAATCAGTACAGGTCGGTCAACAGCCCTGGGGCGTGGTGACCATTGACTGA
- a CDS encoding PepSY domain-containing protein, with amino-acid sequence MKNIGIFIITGLLAAPASADEVDTETVERIEAYLASIECQMDPDDIEVEDDGYDLDDVICKGGNQFDIKLDKDLNEVSRKAE; translated from the coding sequence ATGAAAAATATTGGAATTTTTATAATCACCGGACTTTTGGCGGCGCCGGCTTCCGCCGACGAAGTTGATACCGAAACAGTGGAAAGGATTGAGGCCTATCTTGCCTCTATCGAATGCCAGATGGACCCGGATGACATCGAGGTAGAAGACGATGGGTATGATCTGGATGACGTCATTTGTAAGGGTGGCAACCAGTTCGATATCAAGCTGGACAAGGATTTGAATGAAGTCAGCCGAAAAGCGGAATAG
- a CDS encoding ABC transporter substrate-binding protein has protein sequence MTKLFAACLALALISGALAAETLPTIRAAVLKIGTVNWELETIRQNGLDRKHGFILDVQPFADNGATRIAVEGGEADLAVADWIWVARQRAAGKGYVFIPYSKAVGGVVVPADSPATSLRDLAGGKIGIAGGPLDKSWLILRAFAAREYGMDLKADTEQVFGAPPLIFKSALNGDYAGAINFWHFLAKMKASGMKELISVEGAGQALGLDTNTPLLGYYLKETFLNEHPDLAQSLFAASRDAKDLLANSPEAWEAIRPRMNVTSDAQFEQLKFDWIAGIPDRRPVDEVAANKMLELMAELGGAELVGAATTVPQGLFADVE, from the coding sequence ATGACCAAACTATTTGCCGCCTGCCTTGCACTTGCACTCATTTCGGGGGCTCTAGCCGCTGAGACCCTGCCGACCATTCGGGCGGCCGTACTCAAGATAGGTACGGTGAATTGGGAACTGGAGACCATTCGCCAGAACGGTCTGGATCGGAAACATGGCTTTATCCTTGATGTTCAACCTTTTGCCGACAATGGCGCAACGCGCATTGCGGTCGAAGGCGGCGAAGCCGATCTAGCCGTTGCCGATTGGATCTGGGTTGCTCGACAAAGGGCTGCGGGCAAGGGCTATGTTTTCATTCCCTATTCCAAAGCAGTTGGTGGCGTGGTTGTACCCGCTGACAGCCCTGCGACCAGTTTGAGGGATCTGGCCGGTGGCAAGATCGGCATAGCGGGTGGCCCGCTGGATAAATCCTGGCTGATTTTGCGCGCCTTTGCAGCACGGGAATATGGGATGGACCTGAAAGCCGACACCGAGCAGGTGTTCGGTGCGCCCCCTCTGATCTTCAAATCTGCTTTGAACGGTGACTATGCCGGCGCGATCAATTTCTGGCATTTTCTGGCCAAGATGAAAGCGTCCGGCATGAAAGAGCTGATCTCGGTTGAGGGTGCTGGGCAGGCTTTGGGGCTCGACACAAATACACCCCTGCTGGGTTATTACCTGAAAGAGACTTTTCTGAACGAACACCCCGACCTTGCGCAAAGCCTGTTTGCCGCCAGCCGCGATGCCAAGGACCTGTTGGCCAATTCGCCTGAGGCGTGGGAGGCGATCAGACCGCGCATGAACGTCACGTCCGATGCACAGTTTGAGCAACTCAAGTTCGATTGGATCGCCGGTATTCCCGATCGCCGCCCGGTTGATGAGGTTGCGGCCAACAAGATGTTGGAACTTATGGCCGAATTAGGCGGGGCTGAACTGGTGGGCGCTGCGACGACTGTGCCACAGGGTCTTTTTGCTGACGTGGAATAG
- a CDS encoding ABC transporter permease: protein MQNARLTPLMSIAGLVALWIVSASLTADPQILPQPWDLFPRFQQELASGELLRSLGATLLRVIWAFVLAMTLGTIIGLAMGRSDALNRWLDPWLVIFLNLPALVLIVLCYLWIGLTEAAAITAVTLNKIPNVATILREGGRALSPDLDAMAQVYRMPWQTRLRHVILPQLAPFIAAAARSGLSLIWKIVLVVEFLGRSSGVGFQIHLYFQLFDVAMVLVYAFSFIAVMLVVEWLVLQPLERNARRWRTA, encoded by the coding sequence ATGCAAAACGCGCGCCTTACGCCGCTTATGTCTATCGCAGGCCTTGTCGCGTTGTGGATTGTTTCAGCGTCTCTGACCGCTGATCCTCAGATTCTGCCGCAACCTTGGGATCTGTTTCCCCGGTTTCAGCAAGAACTTGCGTCAGGCGAATTGCTACGCAGCCTTGGCGCGACTCTGTTACGCGTGATCTGGGCCTTTGTGTTGGCGATGACCTTGGGAACGATCATTGGCCTGGCCATGGGGCGGTCGGATGCGCTGAACCGCTGGCTCGATCCATGGCTGGTTATCTTCCTGAACCTGCCCGCGTTGGTTCTGATCGTGCTGTGTTATCTCTGGATCGGGCTGACCGAAGCTGCGGCGATCACCGCAGTTACGCTGAACAAAATTCCCAATGTCGCAACGATCCTCCGAGAGGGCGGCAGGGCCCTAAGCCCAGATCTGGATGCTATGGCACAGGTCTACCGGATGCCGTGGCAAACGCGACTGCGTCATGTGATCCTGCCGCAGCTTGCCCCGTTTATCGCCGCTGCTGCACGGTCTGGGCTTTCTCTGATCTGGAAAATCGTGCTTGTGGTCGAATTTCTTGGGCGATCATCCGGTGTCGGGTTCCAAATCCACTTGTATTTTCAGCTGTTTGATGTGGCTATGGTGCTGGTTTACGCATTCTCGTTCATTGCGGTCATGCTGGTCGTTGAGTGGTTGGTTCTACAGCCTTTGGAGCGCAACGCTCGACGGTGGAGAACTGCATGA
- a CDS encoding ABC transporter ATP-binding protein: protein MIQIDIHKKHFENDAVLGPIAFEIAAGETVALTGPSGIGKTTLLRLVAGIDPNFEGHIVRPDRLAIVFQEPTLLPWRSAIDNLTLIHGDLSQAEADAALTDVGLEGKGDLFPGQLSLGQQRRLSLARAFAGQPEFLIMDEPFVSLDSETAETMLTLTEDLIMRHRPATLFVTHSRPEANRLSDRILNLISGPDGAVLG from the coding sequence ATGATCCAAATTGACATCCACAAAAAGCACTTTGAAAACGATGCCGTTCTGGGCCCCATTGCCTTTGAAATCGCTGCCGGGGAAACAGTCGCTCTGACCGGGCCCTCGGGCATTGGAAAGACGACGCTGCTGAGATTGGTGGCAGGCATTGACCCGAACTTTGAAGGCCATATCGTTCGGCCGGATCGACTGGCCATTGTATTTCAGGAACCCACTTTGCTGCCATGGCGTTCGGCTATCGATAATCTGACCCTGATTCATGGCGACCTGTCGCAGGCTGAGGCCGACGCCGCGCTGACTGACGTGGGTTTGGAAGGAAAGGGGGATTTGTTTCCCGGCCAGTTGTCACTGGGTCAGCAGCGCCGGCTTTCTTTGGCACGCGCATTTGCCGGGCAGCCTGAGTTTCTGATTATGGACGAGCCCTTTGTGTCTCTGGATTCTGAAACAGCCGAGACGATGCTGACCCTGACCGAGGACCTCATCATGCGGCACCGGCCGGCGACCCTGTTCGTGACGCATTCCAGACCAGAAGCAAATCGGCTTTCCGACCGGATCCTAAACCTGATATCCGGGCCAGACGGGGCCGTTCTGGGTTAG
- the pqqE gene encoding pyrroloquinoline quinone biosynthesis protein PqqE: MQVKTPPPIAMLAELTHRCPLSCPYCSNPVEMAKLDSEMDTETWARVFREAAALGVLQLHLSGGEPASRRDLVALVNAAREAGLYTNLITSAIGLSERRLHELDEVGLDHIQLSLQGTDAAMADKVGGYRGGFDRKMKTVEWIKKIGFPLTLNFVLHRHNAHQLPRALELAREMGARRIEVATVQFHGWALKNRDALMPTREQAQQVTRQVAEARKDLKGQLVIDYVPADYHDDYPKRCMGGWGTTGLNVAPDGLVLPCHAAQSIPHLTFDRVQDKPLADIWYSGSAFNAYRGTEWMSDPCKTCERKTIDFGGCRCQAMAVVGDASATDPVCIKSPLHQTLQNQANKHAAKADAPFIYRTAPGAATKSANDP; the protein is encoded by the coding sequence ATGCAGGTAAAAACCCCTCCCCCAATTGCCATGCTGGCCGAGCTGACGCATCGATGCCCATTGTCCTGCCCCTATTGCTCCAACCCAGTCGAAATGGCCAAACTCGACAGCGAAATGGATACCGAAACCTGGGCACGTGTTTTCAGAGAAGCGGCGGCGCTTGGCGTCTTGCAATTGCATCTGTCAGGCGGAGAACCCGCATCCCGCCGAGACTTGGTTGCGCTGGTCAACGCCGCGCGTGAGGCTGGACTATATACCAACCTGATCACTTCGGCGATCGGACTGTCCGAGCGACGCCTGCATGAGCTGGACGAAGTCGGCCTGGACCACATCCAGCTTTCTCTTCAGGGCACTGACGCCGCGATGGCGGACAAGGTAGGCGGCTACCGAGGTGGGTTTGACCGCAAAATGAAAACGGTCGAATGGATCAAAAAAATCGGGTTTCCGCTGACCCTGAACTTCGTGCTGCACCGTCACAATGCCCACCAACTGCCGCGGGCGCTGGAACTGGCGCGCGAAATGGGAGCGCGACGGATCGAAGTTGCAACCGTACAATTCCACGGCTGGGCCTTGAAGAACAGGGACGCCTTAATGCCGACGCGGGAACAGGCGCAACAGGTGACGAGACAGGTGGCCGAGGCCAGGAAGGACCTCAAGGGACAACTGGTCATCGATTATGTCCCGGCGGACTATCATGATGACTATCCCAAGCGATGTATGGGCGGTTGGGGCACAACCGGGCTGAACGTGGCGCCAGACGGTCTGGTTCTGCCTTGCCATGCGGCACAGTCCATCCCGCATCTGACATTTGACAGGGTGCAGGACAAACCGCTTGCGGATATCTGGTACAGTGGCAGCGCGTTCAATGCTTATCGCGGAACGGAATGGATGTCGGACCCGTGCAAAACCTGCGAACGCAAAACCATTGATTTTGGCGGCTGCCGCTGTCAGGCCATGGCCGTTGTCGGAGACGCAAGCGCCACCGATCCCGTTTGCATCAAATCACCCCTTCATCAGACCCTGCAAAACCAGGCAAACAAACATGCCGCCAAAGCGGATGCGCCTTTCATCTATCGTACCGCACCCGGTGCCGCGACGAAGTCTGCGAATGACCCCTAA
- the pqqD gene encoding pyrroloquinoline quinone biosynthesis peptide chaperone PqqD: protein MLAQEVPLLPRGVRIQYDSVREQWVLLAPERAVTLDQIGHAILSEVDGQRSFGQITASLSKKYNAPEEQIVEDSSGFLDALRVRRFLDVI, encoded by the coding sequence ATGTTGGCGCAGGAGGTCCCCTTGCTTCCGCGTGGTGTCCGCATCCAGTACGATTCTGTGCGGGAACAATGGGTTCTGCTGGCACCTGAACGGGCCGTGACGTTGGATCAGATCGGACATGCGATTCTGAGCGAAGTAGACGGCCAACGCAGCTTTGGTCAGATCACCGCAAGCCTGTCAAAGAAGTACAACGCCCCGGAAGAACAGATTGTCGAAGACAGCTCGGGGTTTCTGGATGCCCTTCGGGTGCGTCGTTTTCTGGATGTCATTTGA
- the pqqC gene encoding pyrroloquinoline-quinone synthase PqqC, which translates to MTQSRKEFEARLRQIGAERYHDLHPFHHRLHGGQCTPDEVRAWVINRYYYQHSIPMKDAAFMSRVDDPALRRAWRSRIEDHDGTEDNEGGIRRWLRLAEAVGLDPEYVASCDGVLPATKFAVDAYVRYVREKSLLEAVAASLTELFAPKIHANRIEGLLKHYDFADDSSLAYFRNRLKEAPKDVAFGLAWVLDHADTAEKQEAAAKALIFKTDVLWSQLDALWGAYVEPARIPPGAWKPDTGLRMRQAS; encoded by the coding sequence ATGACCCAAAGCCGCAAAGAGTTCGAGGCCCGGCTTCGTCAGATCGGAGCCGAGCGTTACCACGACTTGCATCCTTTTCATCATCGCCTGCACGGTGGTCAATGCACGCCTGACGAAGTGCGGGCCTGGGTGATCAACCGCTACTATTATCAGCATTCCATCCCGATGAAGGACGCCGCCTTCATGTCGCGTGTAGATGATCCCGCGCTGCGCCGAGCCTGGCGGTCGCGGATCGAAGATCATGACGGCACGGAAGACAACGAAGGTGGTATCCGGCGCTGGTTGCGACTGGCCGAAGCAGTCGGTCTGGATCCGGAATATGTCGCCTCATGTGACGGCGTATTGCCTGCCACCAAATTTGCGGTGGACGCTTACGTGCGATACGTCCGTGAAAAGTCGTTGCTGGAAGCGGTTGCGGCCTCACTCACTGAACTATTTGCTCCCAAGATTCACGCCAACAGGATCGAAGGCCTGCTTAAGCATTACGATTTTGCGGATGACAGCTCACTTGCCTATTTCCGCAACCGCCTGAAAGAAGCCCCCAAGGATGTGGCCTTTGGCCTGGCATGGGTATTGGATCATGCCGACACTGCAGAAAAACAGGAAGCGGCAGCCAAAGCACTGATATTCAAGACCGATGTCCTCTGGTCGCAGCTGGATGCCTTGTGGGGCGCTTATGTCGAACCTGCCCGAATTCCTCCCGGGGCATGGAAGCCGGACACCGGTTTACGGATGCGGCAGGCATCATGA